In Cicer arietinum cultivar CDC Frontier isolate Library 1 chromosome 1, Cicar.CDCFrontier_v2.0, whole genome shotgun sequence, one DNA window encodes the following:
- the LOC101515148 gene encoding probable ribose-5-phosphate isomerase 4, chloroplastic — protein sequence MASIASFSSLSTWLLLHSSTAPLDGRRKTITPNFVRMPTRSCLDDTSSLLRAAQYTVDTYVKSGMIVGLGSGHASDMAIQHLGLQLRRGNLKDVVGIPMSVASASEAAKAGIPLDTYQGSSQIDFAFNDADAIEEGTFVAIIGRRKLLSEESIIQEKSILNAADKLVFIIEENQYKGGLEGSIPVLIQSLNWLATAEEIDDMFLGDAEVWRRPGIGQAGPLGGDFPLVTREGHNVLDVIFTSPIASLAEVAKIFDKVDGVVDHGVISKIPCTVVIASPNGLNILDKLTADIECKCS from the exons ATGGCTTCCATAGCTTCATTTTCATCGCTTTCCACATGGCTTCTTCTCCATTCATCCACAGCTCCATTGGATGGAAGAAGGAAAACAATCACACCGAATTTTGTGAGGATGCCCACTCGCTCCTGTCTCGATGATACTTCTTCTCTCCTCCGAGCTGCTCAATACACT GTGGATACATACGTGAAAAGTGGCATGATTGTAGGATTGGGATCTGGTCATGCTTCTGATATGGCCATTCAGCATTTGGGTCTTCAGCTTCGTCGTGGTAATTTGAAGGACGTTGTAGGGATTCCCAT GTCTGTTGCAAGTGCAAGTGAAGCAGCAAAGGCTGGGATTCCATTGGATACCTACCAAGGCAGTTCTCAA ATTGATTTTGCATTTAATGATGCTGATGCTATTGAAGAAGGGACATTTGTTGCTATCATTGGGCGCCGGAAATTGCTAAGTGAGGAATCCATAATCCAGGAGAAG TCCATACTGAATGCTGCTGATAAACTAGTGTTCATTATCGAAGAAAACCAGTACAAAGGTGGTCTGGAAGGTTCTATTCCAGTTTTAATTCAGTCT cTCAATTGGTTGGCAACTGCTGAAGAGATTGATGATATGTTTCTTGGCGATGCCGAG GTATGGAGAAGACCAGGTATTGGGCAAGCAGGTCCACTAGGAGGTGACTTCCCACTAGTCACAAGAGAAGGACATAATGTTCTTGATGTTATCTTCACATCTCCAATAGCAAGCCTTG CTGAAGTAGCGAAAATCTTCGATAAAGTTGATGGTGTTGTGGATCATGGTGTCATATCTAAAATCCC ATGCACAGTGGTAATTGCTTCTCCGAATGGATTGAACATTTTGGACAAATTGACTGCAGATATA GAATGCAAGTGTTCCTAG